A region from the Fibrobacter sp. genome encodes:
- a CDS encoding acyl-CoA carboxylase subunit beta: MWNEKHMARLEKYLSEAQAAGGVDRVNKQHQSGKYTARERMEMLFDAGTFVEVGALRKSSNRVLKESKVVLGDGVVTGYGKVNGRLVFASSQDFTVGGGSLGQCHAEKICRVMDMAVEAGCPFVAMNDSGGARIDEGVFSLAGYSAIMARNVWASGVIPQIAVIMGPCAGGACYSPALSDFIFMTKSTSQMFLTGPAVVKQVMGENITAAELGGAPVHTAKSGVAHFMFDDDKQTLEGVRKLLSYLPQGNKCKPVSADQQMEEKADENGIKKLFKKFLNKQEATCSEAEDKSATIQDIVPDNYKQAYEVKSVIAAFADADSFFEVQPDWGKNVVIGFARLNGEVIGIVANQPKVLAGSLDVDGSSKAGRFVRFCDAFNIPLLALVDVPGYMPGSKQEYSGIIRHGAKLLYAFAEATVPKVTLILRKAFGGAYIAMNSKDVGADYVFALPIAQVAVMGAEGAVEIINKKEISAAPDPVAARAACIAKYEDELMNPYVAAAMGVVDEVIKPEDVRKRLVTAFDALKTKDQKRLWKKHANIPL, from the coding sequence ATGTGGAACGAAAAACATATGGCTCGCCTGGAAAAGTACCTGAGCGAAGCTCAGGCTGCCGGTGGCGTTGATCGCGTCAATAAGCAGCACCAGTCCGGTAAGTATACCGCACGTGAACGCATGGAAATGTTGTTCGATGCAGGCACTTTCGTCGAAGTCGGTGCTCTCCGCAAGTCCAGCAACCGCGTTCTCAAGGAAAGCAAGGTCGTCCTGGGTGACGGCGTTGTGACCGGTTATGGTAAGGTGAACGGCCGCTTGGTCTTCGCATCTTCCCAGGATTTCACCGTTGGTGGTGGTTCCTTGGGTCAGTGCCATGCTGAAAAGATTTGCCGCGTGATGGACATGGCTGTTGAAGCCGGTTGCCCGTTCGTCGCCATGAACGACTCCGGTGGAGCTCGTATCGACGAAGGCGTGTTCTCCCTTGCTGGCTATAGCGCCATCATGGCCCGTAACGTTTGGGCTTCTGGCGTAATCCCCCAGATCGCTGTGATCATGGGCCCCTGCGCTGGTGGCGCCTGCTACTCTCCGGCTTTGTCTGACTTCATTTTCATGACCAAGTCTACCTCCCAGATGTTCCTTACCGGTCCCGCTGTTGTTAAGCAGGTCATGGGTGAAAACATCACCGCTGCCGAACTGGGCGGCGCTCCGGTGCATACTGCAAAGTCCGGTGTTGCTCACTTCATGTTTGACGATGACAAGCAGACTTTGGAAGGTGTCCGTAAGCTCCTCAGCTACCTGCCCCAGGGCAACAAGTGCAAGCCTGTTTCCGCTGACCAGCAGATGGAAGAAAAGGCTGACGAAAACGGCATCAAGAAGCTTTTCAAGAAGTTCCTCAACAAGCAGGAAGCAACCTGCTCCGAAGCTGAAGACAAGAGCGCAACTATCCAGGACATCGTTCCGGATAACTACAAGCAGGCTTACGAAGTGAAGTCTGTGATTGCAGCCTTTGCCGACGCTGACAGCTTCTTTGAAGTTCAGCCGGATTGGGGCAAGAACGTGGTGATCGGTTTCGCTCGCCTGAACGGTGAAGTTATCGGTATCGTCGCTAACCAGCCCAAGGTTCTCGCAGGTTCTCTGGACGTTGATGGCTCCTCCAAGGCTGGCCGCTTCGTTCGCTTCTGCGACGCTTTCAACATTCCTCTCCTCGCCCTCGTTGACGTTCCGGGTTACATGCCGGGTAGCAAGCAGGAATACTCTGGCATTATCCGCCACGGTGCAAAGCTCCTGTACGCCTTCGCCGAAGCAACTGTGCCTAAGGTTACCCTCATTCTCCGTAAGGCCTTCGGTGGTGCTTACATCGCCATGAACTCTAAGGATGTGGGCGCAGACTACGTCTTCGCTCTGCCTATCGCTCAGGTGGCTGTGATGGGTGCAGAAGGTGCTGTTGAAATCATCAACAAGAAGGAAATCTCTGCTGCACCGGATCCGGTTGCTGCACGCGCCGCTTGCATCGCCAAGTACGAAGACGAATTGATGAACCCCTACGTTGCCGCTGCCATGGGCGTGGTTGACGAAGTCATCAAGCCGGAAGACGTACGTAAGCGCCTTGTGACTGCCTTTGACGCTCTGAAGACTAAGGATCAGAAGCGTCTTTGGAAGAAGCACGCTAATATTCCGCTTTAG
- a CDS encoding DUF3575 domain-containing protein translates to MKNLLFFILTAAVFATAQAAESPATNNREPSELDKHSGLYLDAGIGIKLVSNSYNDKEFMSILSDYDEETLEGTGPEISLKAGWLFQNLVAVYGTFGMNRINADYTFKRHKAFGSDQEYNTQTKIRQFFLGAGAHFYPFRNPKSVMKGSYAGASLNYINSNENNTDPEIDYCINSQGIGIKFEIGKGWHISEHWLLGVGYTITAEHTFKRSYKTADSEETVQGFNFERGNTNHGLEFKIIRK, encoded by the coding sequence ATGAAAAACTTACTTTTCTTTATTTTGACTGCCGCAGTCTTTGCCACAGCCCAGGCCGCCGAGAGTCCGGCAACAAACAATCGGGAGCCATCCGAGCTAGACAAACATAGCGGACTTTATTTAGATGCAGGAATAGGAATAAAACTTGTTTCCAATTCCTATAACGACAAAGAATTCATGTCCATCCTTTCGGATTACGATGAAGAAACCCTGGAAGGCACGGGCCCTGAAATCAGTTTAAAAGCAGGATGGTTATTCCAAAACCTCGTAGCCGTTTATGGAACCTTCGGCATGAACCGCATAAACGCAGACTACACATTCAAAAGACACAAAGCTTTTGGCAGCGATCAAGAATACAACACCCAAACAAAGATACGTCAATTTTTCTTAGGTGCAGGCGCCCACTTTTACCCATTCCGTAACCCAAAATCTGTCATGAAAGGATCTTACGCAGGAGCATCACTCAACTACATCAATTCCAACGAAAACAATACGGATCCAGAAATCGATTACTGCATAAATAGTCAAGGAATCGGCATAAAGTTTGAAATAGGAAAAGGTTGGCACATAAGCGAGCACTGGCTGCTGGGCGTCGGCTACACAATCACAGCAGAACATACATTCAAGAGAAGTTACAAAACTGCAGACTCCGAAGAAACCGTCCAAGGATTCAATTTCGAACGAGGCAACACCAACCATGGACTCGAATTCAAAATAATCCGCAAGTAA